In Nocardia higoensis, the following proteins share a genomic window:
- a CDS encoding DUF2277 domain-containing protein, producing MCRNITALRGLEPPATPEEIQAAALQYVRKVGGLSAVSATSRSAVDDAVAEIAAATARLLERLPERKAPPKTVPPLRRPEVRARIAAHEAAHAAGIEHTHEHA from the coding sequence ATGTGCCGAAACATCACCGCTCTGCGCGGGCTCGAACCGCCGGCCACACCGGAGGAGATCCAGGCCGCCGCGCTGCAGTACGTGCGCAAGGTCGGCGGCCTGAGCGCGGTGTCGGCGACCAGCCGGTCGGCCGTCGACGACGCCGTGGCCGAGATCGCCGCGGCGACCGCCCGCCTGCTCGAGCGCCTGCCGGAACGCAAGGCACCGCCCAAGACCGTGCCACCGTTGCGCCGCCCGGAAGTCCGCGCCCGCATCGCCGCTCACGAGGCCGCCCATGCGGCAGGCATCGAGCACACCCACGAACACGCCTGA
- a CDS encoding L,D-transpeptidase, whose translation MSSVRSSHWTGRLAAVAGLAATAAMATGIAGGGVSRAEPLWPGGPDLPGVPAIVQPPPAPCSELARACLRLTTNEAWLMDGGRTVYGPTPISHGMPGYETPPGVFSVAFKKPFHWSTMHNAPMEYAIFFNGDIAFHIGPVDKQSHGCVRMTPEGARAFFGYLSPGDRVEVVV comes from the coding sequence ATGAGTTCTGTGCGTTCGTCCCACTGGACGGGTCGTCTCGCCGCCGTGGCGGGCCTCGCCGCCACGGCCGCCATGGCCACCGGGATCGCCGGCGGGGGTGTCTCCCGCGCCGAGCCGTTGTGGCCCGGCGGCCCCGACCTGCCCGGTGTGCCCGCCATCGTCCAGCCGCCGCCCGCCCCGTGTTCGGAGCTGGCCCGCGCGTGCCTGCGGCTGACAACCAACGAGGCATGGCTGATGGACGGCGGTCGCACCGTGTACGGCCCCACCCCGATCTCGCACGGCATGCCGGGCTACGAGACGCCACCCGGGGTCTTCTCGGTGGCGTTCAAGAAGCCGTTCCACTGGAGCACTATGCACAACGCGCCGATGGAGTACGCGATCTTCTTCAACGGGGACATCGCGTTCCACATCGGACCTGTCGACAAGCAGTCGCACGGCTGCGTCCGCATGACCCCGGAGGGCGCCCGGGCGTTCTTCGGCTACCTGTCGCCCGGTGACCGGGTGGAAGTGGTCGTGTAG
- a CDS encoding ClpP family protease, which yields MAHDDKTPLFDWRARAQLLGRRILVLDGPLDDDNGTLLATQLLTLAADNDTAPIALWIHSPGGSVPAMLAIRDVMRLVPCEVSTLALGLACSAGQFLLSAGTPGRRYALPHARILMHQGSAGIGGTAVDVEVQASDLRHTVETVLGLIAADTGQPYERIYEDSLHDRWFTAPQAAEYGFVDHIVDDFDQIVSFRRRAGLAI from the coding sequence ATGGCTCACGACGACAAGACTCCGCTGTTCGACTGGCGGGCCAGAGCGCAGTTGCTCGGCCGCCGCATCCTGGTCCTCGACGGTCCCCTCGACGACGACAACGGCACACTGCTGGCGACCCAGTTGCTCACCCTGGCCGCCGACAACGACACCGCGCCCATCGCGCTGTGGATCCATTCGCCCGGCGGTTCGGTGCCCGCCATGCTGGCCATCCGTGACGTGATGCGGCTGGTGCCCTGCGAGGTGTCCACCCTCGCCCTCGGGCTGGCATGCAGCGCCGGACAATTCCTGCTCTCGGCGGGTACGCCGGGCAGGCGGTATGCCCTGCCACACGCGCGGATCCTCATGCACCAGGGATCGGCGGGGATCGGCGGGACCGCTGTCGATGTGGAGGTGCAGGCCAGCGACCTGCGCCACACTGTCGAGACGGTGCTCGGCCTGATCGCCGCCGACACCGGGCAGCCCTACGAGCGGATCTACGAGGATTCCCTCCACGACCGCTGGTTCACCGCCCCGCAGGCCGCCGAATACGGTTTCGTCGACCACATCGTCGACGACTTCGATCAGATCGTGTCGTTCCGTCGTCGAGCGGGGCTTGCGATATGA
- a CDS encoding ClpP family protease: MSTYTIPNVIAAHPRGGERITDIYSHLLAERIIYLGTPIDSGVANALIAQLLHLESENQDREIEFYINCEGGDLPSMLAVYDTIQHIGAPVHTTCVGQAIAVGAVLLAGGAPGHRAILPHARVVLHQPAARGQGPIPDLILQADELVRMRSEIENILSRHTGQPVERLREDTDRDRVFTARAALDYGLVDTVLSPRG, translated from the coding sequence ATGAGCACCTACACCATCCCCAATGTCATCGCCGCGCATCCGCGCGGTGGCGAGCGGATCACCGACATCTATTCGCATCTGCTCGCCGAACGGATCATCTATCTGGGAACGCCGATCGACTCCGGTGTCGCCAACGCGTTGATCGCGCAGCTCCTGCACCTGGAATCGGAGAACCAGGACCGCGAGATCGAGTTCTACATCAACTGCGAGGGCGGCGACCTGCCGTCGATGCTGGCGGTCTACGACACGATCCAGCACATCGGCGCCCCTGTGCACACCACTTGCGTGGGTCAGGCTATCGCAGTGGGGGCGGTGCTGCTCGCCGGTGGCGCGCCCGGGCACCGCGCCATCCTGCCACACGCGCGCGTGGTGTTGCACCAGCCCGCCGCCCGCGGACAGGGCCCGATTCCCGATCTGATCCTGCAGGCCGACGAGCTGGTCCGGATGCGCTCGGAGATCGAGAACATCCTGTCCCGGCACACCGGTCAGCCGGTGGAACGGCTGCGCGAGGACACCGACCGCGACCGTGTCTTCACCGCGCGGGCGGCGCTGGACTACGGGCTGGTCGACACCGTGCTCAGCCCACGCGGCTGA
- a CDS encoding helix-turn-helix domain-containing protein yields MTEHPRLHSIPGGREDRRPAPAPEPLWREVLGERLRALRLEQRETLVEIARRAGISPQYLSEVERGRKEPSSEMIAAVAGALGITLIGLTVRIADDLRAHRRRPAPARRTGGPASCCARPEFGFPSTLPSEVRTPTPHTLAEAPFLAPASGLAPASGRFAGVAGLSRVG; encoded by the coding sequence ATGACCGAGCATCCGAGACTGCACTCGATCCCCGGCGGGCGCGAGGACCGGCGGCCCGCTCCCGCCCCGGAGCCGCTGTGGCGGGAGGTGCTCGGCGAACGCCTGCGCGCCCTGCGCCTGGAACAGCGCGAGACACTGGTGGAGATCGCCCGGCGCGCAGGCATTTCACCGCAGTACCTCTCCGAGGTGGAACGCGGCCGCAAAGAACCCTCCAGCGAGATGATCGCGGCGGTCGCGGGCGCGCTCGGCATCACGCTGATCGGGCTCACCGTGCGGATCGCCGACGACCTGCGCGCCCACCGCCGACGCCCGGCCCCAGCCCGCCGCACCGGTGGCCCCGCGTCGTGCTGCGCGCGGCCGGAATTCGGTTTCCCCAGCACGTTGCCGAGCGAGGTGCGCACTCCCACGCCGCACACCCTCGCGGAGGCGCCGTTTCTCGCCCCGGCATCGGGACTCGCCCCCGCGAGCGGCCGTTTCGCGGGGGTCGCGGGCCTCAGCCGCGTGGGCTGA
- a CDS encoding amidase yields MSRRSFLRTVSTGAAVGAATLTGAASSWAAPRRSPALPDPGTVSATDPALLSAVEAVGLLQARALHPGELLDACLRRSAAYDGAVNSWRHVYPELAREHADAAAARLAAGNAPLLCGLPIGVKDLYAVAGMPLTASSRILEGNVASGDSTVWRRLRENGAVLIGHARLDEFALLTATPQVGNPWNIDDTVGGSSGGSAAVLAARFAPLALGTDTGGSARLPASRCGISAVKPTFGRCSRYGVIPVMWTRDHPAPMGRSLADTALLLSFMAGPDQHDPVTAAAPPAESLYPILPPAGGKPLAGTVFGVVSVDLPAELGRLFEEFLRVITELGGELREVRLPEESEALANGGAVELGTYHRQWADRVAELRPSSVPVVGMGLAALAAPDSEYLDFIRARTEYQHAYNRMFAEHGLTAIVVPGAANDGLERAEAAAMSLLDADRVPVAWANYTGAPAVALPAGRSAVTGMPFGVQIGGLPWAEAELISLGLALESAAPHWREVPPLRPSPRMLPTVAPQAPGPGPDPTNTDTANPGYEFVPTTATAI; encoded by the coding sequence TTGTCGCGTCGTTCGTTCCTTCGCACAGTGAGCACGGGCGCCGCCGTCGGCGCCGCCACGCTGACCGGCGCCGCCTCGAGCTGGGCCGCACCGCGACGGTCGCCGGCACTACCCGATCCGGGCACAGTATCGGCGACCGACCCGGCGTTGTTGTCCGCGGTGGAGGCAGTCGGCTTGTTGCAGGCTCGCGCACTGCATCCCGGCGAATTGCTCGACGCCTGTTTGCGGCGCAGCGCCGCCTACGACGGCGCCGTCAATTCCTGGAGACACGTCTATCCCGAACTCGCGCGGGAGCACGCCGACGCCGCGGCAGCGCGGCTGGCCGCCGGGAACGCGCCGCTGTTGTGCGGGCTGCCGATCGGCGTGAAGGACCTGTACGCGGTGGCCGGGATGCCGCTCACCGCCTCCAGCCGCATCCTCGAGGGCAATGTCGCCTCGGGTGATTCGACGGTCTGGCGACGGTTGCGCGAGAACGGCGCGGTGCTGATCGGCCACGCCCGCCTCGACGAATTCGCGCTGTTGACCGCGACACCGCAGGTCGGCAACCCGTGGAATATCGACGACACGGTAGGCGGCTCCTCCGGCGGCAGCGCGGCCGTGCTCGCCGCCCGGTTCGCGCCGCTGGCACTGGGCACCGACACCGGAGGCTCGGCGAGGCTGCCCGCCTCGCGCTGCGGAATCAGCGCCGTCAAGCCGACTTTCGGGCGGTGCAGCAGGTACGGGGTGATCCCGGTGATGTGGACCAGGGACCATCCCGCGCCGATGGGCCGCAGCCTGGCGGACACGGCGCTGCTGTTGTCGTTCATGGCGGGCCCGGACCAGCACGACCCGGTGACCGCGGCCGCGCCGCCCGCCGAATCGCTCTATCCGATCCTGCCGCCTGCGGGCGGGAAGCCGCTGGCGGGCACAGTGTTCGGCGTCGTGTCCGTCGACCTGCCCGCCGAACTGGGACGACTTTTCGAGGAATTCCTGCGCGTGATCACCGAACTCGGTGGTGAACTGCGCGAGGTGCGGCTCCCGGAGGAGTCCGAGGCACTGGCCAACGGCGGCGCCGTGGAGCTGGGAACCTACCACCGGCAGTGGGCCGACCGGGTGGCCGAGTTGCGCCCCAGCAGTGTGCCAGTGGTCGGGATGGGCCTGGCCGCGCTGGCCGCACCCGACTCCGAGTATCTGGACTTCATCCGGGCGCGCACGGAATACCAGCACGCCTACAACCGGATGTTCGCCGAGCACGGGCTCACCGCGATCGTGGTGCCCGGCGCGGCCAACGACGGACTCGAACGCGCCGAGGCGGCCGCGATGTCGCTGCTGGACGCCGATCGGGTTCCGGTCGCCTGGGCCAATTACACAGGCGCACCGGCCGTCGCGCTGCCGGCGGGCCGATCGGCGGTCACGGGCATGCCTTTCGGCGTCCAGATCGGCGGACTGCCGTGGGCGGAAGCCGAACTCATCTCCCTCGGCCTCGCACTGGAGTCGGCCGCGCCGCACTGGCGAGAGGTGCCGCCGCTGCGGCCGAGCCCACGGATGCTGCCGACGGTCGCGCCGCAGGCGCCCGGACCCGGCCCCGACCCCACCAATACCGACACCGCCAATCCCGGCTACGAGTTCGTCCCGACCACCGCGACGGCGATCTGA
- the gndA gene encoding NADP-dependent phosphogluconate dehydrogenase: MPTSTEPTTTARAQIGVTGLAVMGSNIARNFARHGYTVALHNRSVAKTDALLAEHGGDGDFVRTETIEEFVAALERPRRVLIMVKAGEATDAVIEELAAAMEPGDIIIDGGNALYTDTIRREAAMRERGLNFVGAGISGGEEGALNGPAIMPGGPAESYESLGPLLESVAAKVDGIPCCTHIGPDGSGHFVKMVHNGIEYADMQLIGEAYHLFREALGFDAKQIADVFTQWNSGDLESYLVEITAEVLNQVDATTGRPLVDVIVDAAEQKGTGRWTVKSALDLGVPVTGIAEAVFARALSGSRAQRKAAAGLAAGALADKPTDVEQFTEDIRRALYASKVVAYAQGFDQIAAGSAEYGWNLKPGDLATIWRGGCIIRARFLNRIKEAYDNDPSLPSLILDPYFREAIETGIDSWRRVVATAALLGIPVPAFGSSLSYYDALRSQRLPAALTQAQRDFFGAHTYERVDAEGKFHTLWSGDRSEIRA; the protein is encoded by the coding sequence ATGCCGACCTCCACGGAGCCGACCACGACCGCGCGCGCACAGATCGGTGTCACCGGCCTGGCCGTCATGGGCAGCAATATCGCCCGCAACTTCGCCCGGCACGGCTACACGGTGGCGCTGCACAACCGTTCGGTCGCCAAGACCGACGCGCTGCTGGCCGAGCACGGCGGCGACGGGGATTTCGTGCGCACCGAGACCATCGAGGAGTTCGTGGCGGCGCTGGAGCGGCCGCGGCGGGTGCTGATCATGGTGAAGGCGGGCGAGGCAACCGACGCGGTCATCGAGGAACTGGCCGCGGCGATGGAGCCCGGCGACATCATCATCGACGGCGGCAACGCCCTCTACACCGACACCATCCGCCGCGAGGCCGCCATGCGCGAGCGCGGCCTGAACTTCGTGGGGGCGGGCATCTCCGGCGGTGAGGAGGGCGCGCTCAACGGGCCCGCCATCATGCCGGGCGGTCCCGCCGAGTCCTACGAATCGCTGGGCCCGTTGCTGGAATCGGTGGCCGCGAAGGTCGACGGCATCCCCTGCTGCACCCACATCGGCCCGGACGGCTCCGGCCACTTCGTGAAGATGGTGCACAACGGCATCGAGTACGCCGACATGCAGCTCATCGGCGAGGCCTACCACCTGTTCCGCGAGGCGCTCGGTTTCGACGCCAAGCAGATCGCCGACGTGTTCACCCAGTGGAACAGCGGCGATCTGGAGAGCTACCTGGTGGAGATCACCGCCGAGGTGCTGAACCAGGTCGACGCCACGACCGGCCGCCCGCTGGTCGACGTCATCGTCGACGCGGCCGAGCAGAAGGGCACGGGCCGCTGGACGGTCAAGTCCGCGTTGGATCTCGGCGTGCCGGTGACCGGTATCGCCGAAGCCGTGTTCGCTCGCGCGCTGTCGGGTTCGCGGGCCCAGCGCAAGGCCGCCGCCGGCCTGGCCGCGGGCGCCCTGGCCGACAAGCCCACCGATGTCGAGCAGTTCACCGAGGACATCCGCCGCGCGCTCTACGCCTCCAAGGTCGTGGCCTACGCGCAGGGCTTCGATCAGATCGCCGCGGGCAGCGCCGAATACGGCTGGAACCTGAAGCCCGGTGATCTGGCGACCATCTGGCGCGGCGGCTGCATCATCCGGGCCCGCTTCCTCAATCGGATCAAGGAGGCCTACGACAACGACCCGTCGCTGCCCAGCCTGATCCTGGACCCGTACTTCCGCGAGGCCATCGAGACCGGCATCGACAGCTGGCGTCGCGTGGTCGCCACCGCCGCCCTGCTCGGCATTCCGGTGCCCGCGTTCGGCTCCTCGCTGTCGTACTACGACGCGCTGCGCTCGCAGCGCCTGCCCGCCGCGCTGACCCAGGCCCAGCGCGACTTCTTCGGCGCCCACACCTACGAGCGCGTCGACGCCGAAGGCAAGTTCCACACCCTGTGGAGCGGCGACCGCTCCGAGATCCGGGCCTGA
- a CDS encoding STAS domain-containing protein, whose amino-acid sequence MEYPLSELFSSTRADPGANGAGERLLSELVEHLRQNRTTLRAQWARRITEARLLTAMTPEEIFTEVTSVYDNYMTVLETGSVGALGNYARDLSERIIVRGVQTEEILGIVLLLRDVLARSLFEKYQSDFDLLERVLNVYEPAANRVAGMVAISFVQERERIIRQQQEAIRELSTPVLQVREQLLILPIIGVLDSQRARQLTEQLLRAIRANRAKVVVIDITGVPTIDSTVANHLVQTVDASGLMGASVIITGLSSEIALTLVTIGLDLSKMNAVGDLQGGIEEAERLLGYEVGRATG is encoded by the coding sequence ATGGAGTACCCGTTGTCCGAACTGTTCAGCTCCACCCGGGCGGACCCGGGCGCGAACGGGGCGGGTGAACGCCTGCTCTCGGAACTGGTCGAGCACCTCCGGCAGAACCGCACCACCCTGCGCGCGCAGTGGGCCCGGCGCATCACCGAGGCCCGGCTGCTGACGGCCATGACTCCCGAGGAGATCTTCACCGAGGTCACCTCCGTCTACGACAACTACATGACCGTGCTGGAGACCGGTTCGGTCGGCGCGCTCGGCAACTACGCGCGCGATCTGTCCGAACGCATCATCGTGCGCGGCGTGCAGACCGAGGAGATCCTCGGCATCGTGCTGCTGCTGCGCGACGTGCTGGCCCGCTCGCTGTTCGAGAAGTACCAGTCCGATTTCGACCTGCTCGAGCGCGTTCTGAACGTCTACGAGCCCGCCGCCAACCGGGTAGCGGGCATGGTGGCCATCTCGTTCGTGCAGGAGCGCGAGCGGATCATCCGCCAGCAGCAGGAAGCCATCCGGGAGCTGTCCACCCCGGTCCTGCAGGTTCGCGAACAGCTGCTCATCCTGCCCATCATCGGCGTACTCGACAGCCAGCGCGCCCGCCAGCTCACCGAGCAACTCCTGCGCGCCATCCGCGCCAACCGCGCCAAGGTCGTCGTCATCGACATCACCGGCGTGCCCACCATCGACTCCACCGTCGCCAACCACCTCGTCCAGACCGTCGACGCCTCCGGACTCATGGGCGCGAGCGTCATCATCACCGGCCTGTCCTCCGAGATCGCCCTCACCCTGGTCACCATCGGTCTGGACCTGTCGAAGATGAACGCCGTCGGCGACCTCCAGGGCGGCATCGAAGAAGCCGAGCGCCTGCTCGGCTACGAGGTCGGCCGCGCGACGGGGTGA
- a CDS encoding helix-turn-helix transcriptional regulator, translating to MSTSHHPGPAGHSRGPTPSFTPIARPLLFDSIDAAVAAGNGGVLLISAPAGTGKTTLVADWAAHRPDLAVRWADAAELPAAPPDMPSGGVLVLDDAHLSTDPEASAEFERFLLDAPPDTTVIVCARHDPPIRWHLLELRARLHRLGAAELAFTAGESARLCGEHGVRLDDAGLATVTGLTRGWTALVRILAVHLSAYPEELDAPALLDRPPHPIAGYLAAELLDDLAPALREFLTVTGVPAAFTEKLADELAGGGAGHHLDELDRIGFPLNRTARGTDVWIQHHPMLRALFRAEADRLGSARITALHAQAAHWLHGAGHLPEALPHLSAAGDRRELVDFVVTAGLTMVLDGDGRALFDELTRAAVDLMDDPYLWALRVLDALVHGDLADAGAYLDLAVERGARRASFAPAAWTQALIGALAVDVAACTGAPPVAFTPAAAPTGNPDIDCYTDIQAATAAVLAGRIAEGEELLHRGSALAEHACHPRLALRTAARLALAAAAAESTTTMRRRAARALAVAADHDLLASFDAAQVMTISAAAAYLRGEAPEPSYLSAALAWHRDRDGAHSPLVGGHGHLLGQLARLGTPPAHGVSAASGSAPGAAVDTLHRDMLALLDRDTHPADTAALVPHVVWALLRMREPRTARLLTDKARSRLGELPDVTLARAACALAEDKPRQALDGIEPLLGAPDVLRPSSRVTSRLVCAVAHFALGRPRAGAETLERAVHEAADDEIVRPFLDVPGAIALLDAYSGRFGRAEAFVARIRANPAAHRDIFRPALTDTELVVLKQLPTGRTVGQIAADLGVSINTVKTHLRGIYGKLGANSRVGALDTARRSGLL from the coding sequence GTGAGCACTTCGCACCACCCCGGTCCGGCCGGACATTCGAGGGGGCCGACGCCCTCGTTCACACCGATCGCCAGACCTTTGCTGTTCGACAGCATCGATGCCGCCGTCGCCGCGGGCAACGGCGGCGTACTCCTGATCAGCGCGCCGGCGGGCACGGGCAAAACCACGCTGGTCGCCGATTGGGCCGCCCACCGCCCCGATCTCGCCGTCCGCTGGGCCGACGCCGCCGAACTGCCCGCCGCGCCGCCGGACATGCCCTCCGGCGGGGTTCTGGTCCTCGATGACGCACACCTGTCGACCGACCCCGAGGCGAGCGCCGAGTTCGAACGCTTCCTGCTCGACGCGCCGCCCGATACGACGGTGATCGTCTGCGCCCGCCACGATCCGCCGATCCGCTGGCACCTGCTCGAACTACGGGCCCGCCTGCACCGCCTCGGGGCGGCCGAACTCGCTTTCACCGCGGGGGAATCCGCCCGGCTCTGCGGCGAGCACGGGGTACGTCTCGATGATGCGGGCCTGGCCACGGTGACCGGGCTGACCAGGGGCTGGACAGCGCTGGTGCGCATTCTCGCCGTCCACCTGTCCGCGTATCCGGAAGAACTCGACGCGCCCGCGCTGCTCGACCGTCCACCGCACCCGATCGCCGGATATCTGGCCGCCGAACTGCTCGACGACCTCGCCCCCGCGCTGCGCGAGTTCCTCACCGTCACCGGTGTGCCCGCCGCGTTCACCGAGAAGCTCGCCGACGAACTCGCCGGTGGCGGCGCCGGACACCACCTGGACGAACTGGACCGGATCGGATTCCCGCTGAACCGCACCGCACGTGGCACCGACGTGTGGATCCAGCACCATCCGATGCTGCGCGCCCTCTTTCGCGCCGAGGCCGACCGGCTCGGCTCCGCGCGCATCACCGCACTGCACGCCCAGGCCGCGCACTGGTTGCACGGCGCCGGGCATCTGCCTGAGGCACTCCCCCATCTGAGCGCGGCGGGCGACCGGCGCGAGCTGGTGGATTTCGTCGTCACCGCGGGCCTGACGATGGTGCTCGACGGCGACGGCCGCGCGCTGTTCGACGAGCTCACCCGCGCGGCCGTCGACCTGATGGACGACCCGTACCTGTGGGCCCTGCGGGTGCTCGACGCCCTCGTGCACGGCGACCTGGCCGACGCGGGAGCCTATCTGGATCTGGCCGTCGAGCGCGGCGCGCGGCGCGCGTCGTTCGCCCCGGCGGCGTGGACGCAGGCACTGATCGGTGCGCTGGCCGTCGATGTGGCCGCCTGCACCGGCGCCCCGCCCGTCGCATTCACTCCGGCGGCCGCCCCGACCGGCAATCCGGACATCGACTGCTACACCGACATCCAGGCGGCGACCGCGGCCGTGCTCGCCGGCCGGATCGCCGAGGGCGAGGAGCTGCTGCATCGTGGCTCCGCGCTGGCAGAGCACGCCTGTCATCCCCGGCTGGCCCTGCGCACCGCGGCCCGGCTGGCCCTGGCCGCCGCCGCGGCCGAATCGACGACCACCATGCGCCGCAGGGCGGCACGGGCACTGGCGGTGGCCGCCGACCACGACCTGCTCGCCTCCTTCGACGCCGCCCAGGTCATGACCATCTCCGCAGCCGCGGCCTACCTGCGTGGGGAGGCGCCGGAACCCTCGTACCTGAGCGCCGCGCTGGCCTGGCACCGCGATCGCGACGGCGCGCACAGCCCGCTGGTCGGCGGACACGGTCACCTGCTCGGCCAGCTGGCTCGTCTCGGTACGCCGCCCGCACACGGTGTGAGCGCGGCGAGCGGGTCGGCGCCGGGTGCGGCGGTGGACACGCTGCATCGCGACATGCTCGCCCTGCTCGATCGCGACACCCACCCGGCCGACACCGCGGCTCTGGTCCCGCACGTGGTGTGGGCGCTGCTGCGGATGCGTGAGCCGCGCACCGCCCGCCTGCTCACCGACAAGGCCAGGTCACGCCTGGGTGAGCTGCCCGATGTGACGCTGGCGCGGGCGGCCTGCGCGCTCGCCGAGGACAAGCCCCGCCAGGCGCTGGATGGGATCGAACCTCTGCTGGGCGCACCGGACGTGCTGCGGCCGAGCAGCCGGGTGACCAGCCGGCTGGTATGCGCGGTGGCCCATTTCGCGCTGGGCAGGCCGAGGGCGGGGGCGGAAACCCTGGAACGGGCGGTGCACGAGGCCGCCGACGACGAGATCGTGCGGCCCTTCCTCGATGTGCCCGGCGCGATCGCGTTGCTCGACGCCTATTCCGGGCGGTTCGGGCGCGCCGAGGCTTTCGTCGCCAGGATCAGGGCGAACCCGGCCGCCCACCGCGACATCTTCCGGCCCGCGCTGACCGATACCGAACTGGTGGTGCTCAAGCAGCTGCCGACCGGGCGCACCGTCGGGCAGATCGCCGCCGACCTCGGCGTGTCGATCAATACCGTCAAGACGCATCTACGCGGTATCTACGGCAAGCTCGGCGCCAATTCCCGGGTCGGCGCTCTGGACACCGCCCGCCGCAGCGGTCTGCTCTGA
- the ilvD gene encoding dihydroxy-acid dehydratase, translating to MAENRNEPHLTAEPDLKPRSRDVTDGLEKTAARGMLRAVGMGDDDWEKPQIGVASSWNEITPCNLSLERLARGSKDGVFAAGGFPMQFGTISVSDGISMGHEGMHFSLVSREVIADSVETVVQAERLDGTVLLAGCDKSLPGMLMAAARLDLASVFLYAGSILPGIAKLSDGSEREVTIIDAFEAVGACARGLMSRADVDAIERAICPGEGACGGMYTANTMASAAEALGMSLPGSAAPPATDRRRDGYARRSGLAVVELIRRGITARDILTKEAFENAIAVVMAFGGSTNAVLHLLAIAHEAEVDLALADFARVGRRVPHLADVKPFGAHVMTDIDRIGGVPVMMKTLLDAGLLHGDCLTVTGATVAENLAEIDPPDPDGTVVRVLSRPIHPTGGITILSGSLAPGGAVVKSAGFDSEVFTGTARVFDGERAAMDALENGVITAGDVVVIRYEGPKGGPGMREMLAITAAIKGAALGKDVLLLTDGRFSGGTTGLCVGHVAPEAVDGGPIAFVRDGDSIRLDVAAGTLDLLVDPAELTGRAQGWHPLPPRYTRGVLAKYVKLVGSASRGAVCD from the coding sequence GTGGCCGAGAACCGGAACGAACCCCACCTGACCGCTGAGCCCGACCTCAAACCACGCAGCCGCGATGTCACCGACGGTCTGGAGAAGACCGCGGCGCGCGGCATGTTGCGCGCGGTCGGGATGGGCGACGACGACTGGGAGAAGCCGCAGATCGGCGTCGCCTCCTCGTGGAACGAGATCACCCCGTGCAATCTGTCGCTGGAGCGGCTGGCCCGCGGCAGCAAGGACGGCGTGTTCGCCGCGGGCGGGTTCCCCATGCAGTTCGGCACCATCTCGGTCTCCGACGGCATCTCGATGGGCCACGAGGGCATGCACTTCTCGCTGGTCTCGCGGGAGGTGATCGCCGACAGCGTGGAGACCGTGGTGCAGGCCGAGCGCCTGGACGGCACGGTGCTGCTGGCAGGCTGCGACAAATCGCTGCCCGGCATGTTGATGGCCGCGGCCCGGCTGGACCTGGCCTCGGTCTTCCTCTACGCGGGTTCGATCCTGCCCGGCATCGCCAAACTCTCCGACGGCAGCGAGCGTGAGGTCACCATCATCGACGCCTTCGAGGCCGTCGGCGCCTGTGCGCGCGGGCTGATGAGCCGCGCCGACGTCGATGCCATCGAACGCGCCATCTGCCCCGGCGAGGGGGCGTGCGGCGGTATGTACACCGCCAACACCATGGCCAGTGCGGCCGAGGCGCTCGGGATGTCCCTGCCGGGCAGTGCCGCGCCACCGGCCACCGATCGCCGCCGCGACGGTTACGCCCGCCGCAGCGGCCTGGCCGTGGTCGAGCTGATCCGGCGCGGCATCACCGCTCGCGACATCCTCACCAAAGAGGCCTTCGAGAACGCGATCGCGGTGGTGATGGCCTTCGGTGGCTCCACCAACGCGGTGCTGCACCTGCTGGCCATCGCGCACGAGGCGGAGGTGGACCTCGCACTGGCCGATTTCGCGCGGGTGGGCCGCCGCGTCCCGCATCTCGCCGACGTCAAGCCGTTCGGCGCGCACGTGATGACCGATATCGACCGCATCGGCGGCGTGCCGGTGATGATGAAGACCCTGCTCGACGCGGGATTGCTGCACGGGGACTGCCTGACCGTCACCGGCGCGACGGTCGCGGAGAATCTCGCCGAGATCGACCCGCCCGACCCGGACGGCACCGTGGTCCGTGTGCTCAGCAGGCCCATCCACCCGACCGGCGGCATCACCATCCTGTCCGGCTCGCTGGCCCCCGGCGGCGCGGTGGTCAAGTCGGCGGGCTTCGACTCCGAGGTGTTCACCGGCACCGCGCGGGTCTTCGATGGCGAACGCGCCGCGATGGACGCGCTCGAGAACGGCGTCATCACCGCCGGGGACGTGGTGGTCATCCGCTACGAGGGGCCCAAGGGCGGGCCGGGGATGCGCGAGATGCTGGCCATCACCGCCGCGATCAAGGGGGCGGCACTGGGCAAGGACGTGCTGCTGCTGACCGACGGCCGCTTCTCCGGCGGCACCACCGGCCTCTGTGTCGGGCACGTCGCCCCCGAGGCCGTCGACGGCGGTCCGATCGCCTTCGTCCGCGACGGCGACAGCATCCGTCTCGACGTGGCCGCGGGCACCCTGGACCTGCTCGTCGATCCCGCCGAACTCACCGGCCGCGCGCAGGGCTGGCACCCGCTGCCGCCTCGCTACACCCGCGGTGTACTGGCGAAATACGTCAAACTCGTGGGCTCGGCATCGCGCGGTGCGGTCTGCGATTGA